A single window of Fusobacterium sp. SYSU M8D902 DNA harbors:
- a CDS encoding EpsG family protein: MIAYFGILLFLGVGVTIEQINHNKRWRENYFIFSLLLLILFFGLRGYIGYDWFSYKPNFDNVQNIMEIIKGDRRSLATGYEIGFQIYNSLIKSFTQNYFIYNLINSVVDISILYIVIKRYSKFQLLTLLLFFGVYGVALEIDMIRNFKSILLFLLSIEYIEKRNFPLFLLFNIVGILFHISSILYIPMYFILNIKWNRNLILFLFILGNIYYISNTRIFLTVIKNYYNYLPAGIGTRLNGYFNIIPLDFPLGFSLYYFERVALFLLAWLVSDSLKNKRYGNIMLNSMYISIFFFLYFSEFSIISMRFSLLFIYSYWFIIPMFLEILPKLPIVIFALLLAIFRLNNQINFIGSREVYSYQNILFNAKDLNTQLEKVKSASQFKSLGHGKEISLLF; this comes from the coding sequence ATGATAGCTTATTTTGGAATACTGTTATTTTTAGGTGTTGGTGTCACAATAGAACAAATTAATCACAATAAAAGGTGGAGAGAAAATTACTTTATATTTTCTCTTCTCCTTTTAATTTTATTTTTTGGATTGAGAGGATATATAGGTTATGACTGGTTTTCATATAAGCCTAACTTTGACAATGTCCAAAATATTATGGAGATTATCAAAGGAGATAGGAGATCTCTTGCTACTGGTTATGAGATTGGATTTCAAATATATAATTCACTTATAAAATCTTTTACACAAAACTATTTTATATACAATCTAATTAACTCAGTAGTTGATATATCTATTTTGTATATTGTTATCAAAAGATACTCTAAATTTCAATTACTTACTCTCCTACTATTTTTTGGAGTCTATGGAGTTGCTTTAGAGATTGATATGATTAGAAATTTTAAAAGTATTCTACTCTTTTTACTCTCTATTGAGTATATTGAAAAGAGAAACTTTCCTCTATTTTTACTTTTTAATATAGTTGGAATACTCTTTCATATTAGTTCAATTCTATACATACCTATGTATTTTATTCTAAATATTAAATGGAATAGAAATCTTATTTTATTTCTATTTATTTTAGGTAATATCTACTATATCTCAAATACAAGGATATTTTTAACTGTTATAAAAAACTACTATAACTATCTACCAGCTGGAATAGGTACAAGGTTAAATGGTTATTTTAATATCATTCCTTTAGATTTTCCACTAGGATTTTCTCTCTATTATTTTGAAAGAGTAGCTCTCTTTTTATTAGCTTGGTTAGTATCAGATAGTTTAAAAAATAAGAGATATGGAAATATTATGTTAAACTCTATGTATATTTCAATATTTTTCTTTCTATATTTTTCCGAGTTTTCTATAATTTCAATGAGATTTAGTCTACTCTTCATCTACTCATATTGGTTTATTATACCTATGTTTTTAGAGATATTACCAAAATTACCAATAGTTATCTTTGCTCTTCTATTGGCAATATTTAGATTAAACAACCAAATTAATTTTATTGGAAGTCGTGAAGTCTACTCCTATCAAAATATCTTATTCAACGCTAAGGATTTGAATACTCAGCTTGAAAAAGTTAAGTCTGCTAGTCAATTTAAGAGCCTTGGTCACGGAAAAGAGATTTCACTACTATTTTAA
- a CDS encoding glycosyltransferase: protein MKILHIITSLELGGAEKLLTDLVPFQQNKGHFVKVLILSDKGAVFKKALENKGVEVLVCKSNSIKSFKNIFHILREVKRENYDIVHTHLVHAQYWTRLAKLFDTKKRKYITTEHSTSNRRRESKLMQFIDKFIFKGFDKIVSISEATEKSLKEWLEISDDRFEIIYNGIDPTEFRNSLPYEKIELGVKNEDYLLMMVSRFHESKNQKGVIEALKWLPVKYKLVLVGDGKLENDVKEYCEKNNLSNRVKFLGLRRDIPKLLKTADIVIQYSFFEGFGITAVEAMASGKPVIASDVPGLRQVVENAGYLVSIDDSKELAKAILALRVENNYEIISKKCLEKSENYTIESCANNYLALYKKEIER from the coding sequence TTGAAAATACTTCATATAATAACATCTTTGGAACTTGGTGGAGCAGAAAAACTTCTTACTGATCTAGTTCCCTTTCAACAGAATAAAGGGCATTTTGTCAAAGTTTTAATACTTAGTGATAAGGGGGCTGTTTTTAAAAAGGCTCTCGAAAATAAAGGGGTTGAGGTTCTAGTATGTAAAAGTAACTCCATTAAATCTTTTAAAAATATCTTTCATATTCTTAGAGAGGTAAAGAGAGAAAACTATGATATTGTCCATACTCATTTAGTACATGCTCAATATTGGACAAGACTAGCTAAACTTTTTGATACTAAGAAGAGAAAATATATCACAACTGAGCATAGTACCTCAAATAGGAGAAGAGAGTCTAAACTTATGCAGTTTATTGACAAATTTATATTTAAAGGCTTTGATAAAATTGTGAGTATCTCTGAAGCTACTGAAAAAAGTTTAAAAGAGTGGTTAGAGATATCTGATGATAGATTTGAAATAATATATAATGGAATTGATCCTACAGAGTTTAGAAACTCACTACCATATGAAAAGATTGAGTTGGGAGTTAAAAATGAGGACTATCTTCTAATGATGGTCTCAAGATTCCATGAATCAAAAAATCAAAAGGGAGTTATTGAGGCTCTAAAATGGTTACCTGTTAAGTATAAACTTGTTCTTGTAGGTGATGGAAAACTTGAGAATGATGTAAAAGAGTATTGTGAGAAAAATAATCTTTCAAATAGAGTTAAATTTTTAGGCTTGAGAAGAGATATTCCAAAATTACTAAAAACTGCTGATATCGTTATTCAATACTCTTTCTTTGAAGGGTTTGGAATAACTGCAGTAGAGGCTATGGCTTCTGGAAAACCTGTTATAGCTAGTGATGTTCCAGGTTTGAGACAAGTGGTTGAGAATGCTGGTTATCTAGTGAGTATAGATGATTCAAAAGAGTTGGCTAAGGCTATTTTAGCTCTTAGAGTTGAAAATAATTATGAAATAATAAGTAAAAAATGTTTAGAAAAAAGTGAAAACTATACTATTGAATCTTGTGCTAATAATTATTTAGCACTTTATAAAAAGGAGATAGAGAGATGA
- a CDS encoding glycosyltransferase — MDLSIIVPIYNVEEYLAECLKSLYKISTLKYEVILVNDGSKDNSFKIMEEFKNLYPNKTVIVNKENGGLSSARNAGLKVARGRYISFIDSDDFIDTDEFEKFVIEGIKGRLDIVVGNMRYYIPGKIGEPLFRSKKIKDLETTDGVNFLWNLFQAPKCYREEVVDDIYRRDFLLKNNLFFNEEIVHEDSEFTTLAYLRAKKVKYIDKAFYFYRQREGSIMNKVSEKSIVSLEKICEKLFLECKNIESKNGKEVLADLILSFYSTVVYKRYNGNNDYQRVYKRYKELYKELKKYTKANFEQKLLSFSIFIPNTLRKLLGKEISNVQKVPKF; from the coding sequence ATGGATTTAAGTATTATAGTTCCCATATATAATGTTGAGGAGTATTTAGCAGAGTGCTTGAAGAGTTTATATAAGATAAGTACTCTAAAATATGAGGTCATCTTAGTCAATGATGGGTCTAAAGATAATAGTTTTAAGATTATGGAAGAGTTTAAAAATCTATATCCTAATAAAACCGTAATAGTTAACAAGGAAAATGGTGGACTCTCTTCAGCTAGAAATGCTGGTCTTAAAGTTGCTAGAGGAAGATATATCTCTTTTATTGATAGTGATGATTTCATAGATACTGATGAGTTTGAGAAATTTGTTATTGAGGGAATTAAGGGAAGATTGGATATTGTTGTAGGTAATATGAGATACTATATTCCTGGAAAAATAGGTGAACCTCTATTTAGATCCAAAAAAATTAAGGATTTAGAAACTACTGATGGAGTAAATTTCCTATGGAATCTATTCCAAGCACCTAAATGTTACAGAGAAGAGGTTGTTGATGATATATATAGAAGGGATTTTCTACTGAAAAACAATCTTTTCTTTAATGAGGAGATTGTTCATGAAGATAGTGAATTTACAACTCTAGCCTATCTTAGAGCAAAAAAAGTAAAATATATTGATAAGGCTTTCTACTTCTATCGTCAAAGAGAGGGTAGTATAATGAATAAAGTTTCTGAAAAAAGCATTGTCTCTCTTGAAAAAATCTGTGAAAAACTTTTCTTAGAGTGTAAAAATATAGAGAGTAAAAATGGAAAAGAGGTTTTAGCTGACCTAATCCTTAGCTTTTACTCTACAGTTGTATATAAAAGATACAATGGTAATAATGATTATCAAAGAGTTTATAAAAGATACAAAGAGCTGTATAAAGAGTTAAAAAAATATACTAAAGCTAATTTTGAACAGAAGTTGCTCTCTTTCTCTATCTTTATTCCAAACACTCTTAGAAAACTTTTAGGTAAAGAGATCAGTAATGTACAGAAAGTTCCAAAATTTTAA
- a CDS encoding glycosyltransferase family A protein produces the protein MLTIFTPVYNREDTLERLFNSLLKQTCKEFQWVIINDGSTDNSEKLIKEFIQNSPFEVIYKYVENGGKMRAINEGVAIATGEYFFIVDSDDYISEDCVEKILSYGKELPSNLGGMIFRKINLLTNEITGKPFPKHILDSSPIEIVYKLGIDGDKAEVFRTALLKEYPFQVHTGEKFIPEAIIWIKIGEKYKMRYIDEGIYYFEYLETGYTNNFKRLLQNNPKGFADYYKFMLSHHIPLKNRLKFFIRYIQCIYYNLINKGGKL, from the coding sequence ATGTTAACAATTTTTACCCCTGTATATAATAGAGAAGATACACTTGAAAGACTATTTAATAGCTTACTTAAACAAACATGTAAAGAGTTTCAATGGGTGATTATAAATGATGGCTCTACTGATAACAGTGAAAAACTTATAAAAGAGTTTATCCAAAACTCTCCCTTTGAAGTCATCTACAAATATGTAGAGAATGGTGGAAAGATGCGAGCTATCAATGAGGGTGTAGCTATAGCAACTGGTGAGTACTTTTTTATAGTGGATAGTGATGACTATATTTCTGAAGATTGTGTTGAAAAGATCTTATCCTATGGAAAGGAGCTTCCCTCTAATCTAGGGGGAATGATCTTTAGAAAGATCAATCTCCTAACTAATGAGATCACTGGAAAACCCTTTCCTAAACATATTCTTGATTCATCACCTATTGAGATTGTCTATAAGTTGGGAATAGATGGAGATAAAGCAGAGGTATTCCGAACTGCACTCTTAAAAGAATATCCATTTCAAGTACATACTGGGGAAAAGTTTATTCCAGAGGCAATTATCTGGATAAAAATTGGTGAAAAATATAAGATGAGATACATTGATGAAGGAATTTACTATTTTGAGTATCTTGAAACAGGTTATACTAATAACTTTAAAAGATTGCTACAAAATAATCCAAAAGGATTTGCTGATTACTACAAATTTATGTTATCTCATCATATTCCACTAAAAAATAGATTAAAGTTTTTTATTCGTTATATACAGTGTATATACTATAATCTGATCAATAAAGGAGGCAAGCTTTGA
- a CDS encoding exopolysaccharide biosynthesis polyprenyl glycosylphosphotransferase, producing MEQEKGMTLNTIYILILGSIFYLEKYIFISRENLFSLYSMIGFFILMLSAYVTDNMKFQRYKDKFINFILIAIVDVICFMIWFFYSWDLSLIPYMLIFIASQILLTVLISIAVFKIKNVTIYGEGEMKRRVVDSIEHFPDYRYIDFKESDDLVKFTKENDISLIILCKEKLESNEIRDILSLKLGGIEVKSYFDYMIENEGKIEVEFIDEEWLLQAYGFKILRSQIQNNIKRLFDIIMAIIIGIMALPVMIIAAIIVRLESPGPVIYSQDRVGENGKEFKVHKFRSMRNDAEKDGAKWAQVNDPRVTKFGNFMRKTRIDELPQLVNVFKGQMSFIGPRPERMVFIKELEKEIPYYNLRHMVKPGLTGWAQVMYPYGASVEDARKKLEYDLYYIKHHSLYLDLIIMFMTFKTVVFGKGR from the coding sequence ATGGAACAAGAAAAAGGAATGACTTTAAATACGATATATATTTTAATATTAGGTAGCATTTTTTATTTAGAAAAATACATCTTTATATCACGTGAAAATCTATTCTCTCTTTACTCTATGATAGGTTTTTTCATTCTTATGTTAAGTGCATATGTCACTGATAACATGAAATTTCAAAGATATAAGGATAAATTTATCAATTTTATTTTGATTGCTATTGTAGATGTTATCTGTTTTATGATCTGGTTTTTTTATAGCTGGGATCTATCTTTAATCCCATATATGCTCATCTTTATAGCATCACAAATATTATTGACTGTACTTATCAGTATAGCTGTTTTCAAGATTAAGAATGTTACTATCTATGGTGAAGGTGAGATGAAAAGGAGAGTTGTTGATAGTATTGAACACTTTCCTGACTATAGATATATTGATTTCAAAGAGAGTGATGATCTTGTAAAATTTACAAAAGAGAATGATATATCTTTAATTATTCTTTGTAAGGAGAAGTTAGAGAGCAATGAGATTAGAGATATCCTCTCTCTTAAATTAGGTGGTATTGAGGTTAAAAGCTATTTCGATTATATGATTGAAAATGAAGGTAAGATTGAAGTTGAATTCATAGATGAAGAGTGGTTACTACAAGCTTATGGTTTTAAAATCTTACGTAGTCAAATTCAAAATAATATAAAGAGATTATTTGATATTATTATGGCTATTATTATTGGAATAATGGCTCTTCCTGTTATGATCATTGCTGCTATTATAGTTAGACTTGAGAGTCCTGGTCCTGTAATATATAGTCAAGATAGAGTGGGAGAGAACGGAAAAGAGTTCAAAGTTCACAAATTCAGAAGTATGAGAAATGATGCTGAAAAAGATGGAGCTAAATGGGCTCAAGTTAATGACCCTAGGGTTACTAAATTTGGTAATTTTATGAGAAAAACAAGAATTGATGAGTTACCTCAACTTGTCAATGTCTTTAAGGGACAGATGAGTTTTATTGGACCAAGACCAGAAAGAATGGTTTTCATCAAGGAATTAGAAAAAGAGATTCCATACTACAATTTAAGACACATGGTTAAGCCTGGGCTTACTGGTTGGGCTCAAGTTATGTATCCATATGGTGCTAGTGTTGAAGATGCTAGAAAAAAATTGGAATACGATCTTTACTATATTAAGCATCACAGTCTTTATTTAGATTTAATAATTATGTTTATGACATTTAAAACTGTTGTATTTGGAAAAGGAAGATAA
- a CDS encoding pyridoxamine kinase, which produces MEHLVKKVAAIHDLSGYGRASLTTIIPILSNMKVQVCPVPTAILSTHTGGFEGYSFIDLTEYMQEHINHWKKLDLEFDCIYSGFLGSPKQIEIVKDFIDYFGKKAKFTVVDPVMGDDGKLYKTMGEEMVNGMRSLIKKADIITPNFTEVMYLLGKDYKESITEEKIKKYIKELSEMGPKIVIATSVPDTTNSEKTSVVAYDRENDLFWRVSCKYIPASYPGTGDAYTSVVIGSLLQGDSLPIAMERGVQFITQCIMASYGFNYPSKEGVLLERMLDILKVPMVATNYEMLK; this is translated from the coding sequence ATGGAGCATCTAGTGAAAAAAGTAGCAGCAATACACGACCTATCAGGATATGGAAGAGCATCTCTTACTACAATAATCCCGATCTTATCAAATATGAAAGTTCAGGTATGTCCAGTACCAACAGCAATATTATCAACACATACTGGAGGATTTGAAGGGTATAGTTTTATAGATTTAACTGAGTATATGCAGGAGCATATAAACCATTGGAAAAAATTGGACTTGGAGTTTGATTGTATATATTCAGGTTTTTTAGGCTCACCTAAACAGATTGAGATAGTAAAAGATTTCATTGATTATTTTGGGAAAAAGGCAAAATTTACAGTTGTAGATCCTGTGATGGGAGATGATGGTAAACTGTATAAGACTATGGGTGAAGAGATGGTAAATGGAATGAGAAGCTTAATAAAAAAAGCTGATATAATCACTCCAAACTTCACTGAGGTTATGTATCTACTAGGTAAGGATTATAAAGAGAGCATAACTGAGGAAAAAATAAAAAAATATATAAAAGAGTTGTCAGAGATGGGACCTAAAATAGTTATAGCAACAAGTGTTCCAGATACAACAAATAGTGAAAAGACAAGTGTAGTGGCATATGATAGAGAGAATGATCTATTTTGGAGAGTGAGTTGTAAATATATTCCAGCATCTTACCCAGGAACAGGAGACGCATATACAAGTGTGGTAATAGGAAGTTTATTACAGGGTGATAGTTTACCAATAGCCATGGAAAGAGGAGTACAGTTTATAACACAGTGTATTATGGCAAGTTATGGATTTAATTATCCAAGTAAAGAGGGTGTACTTTTAGAAAGAATGTTAGATATTTTAAAAGTCCCAATGGTTGCCACTAACTACGAGATGTTAAAGTAA
- a CDS encoding glycosyltransferase family 4 protein, whose amino-acid sequence MKIMFVANYMWDIYIFRAGVLRALVEAGHEVVAVAPDDGRIDLEKAIPGLRTISIKLNKRGINPIEDIKLIKDLYLLYKKEKPDLIFHYTIKPNIYGSIAAKLSKCNSIAILTGLGYSFVQKSLVSKIAVSLYKFSLRFSKEIWVLNRDDKDTLISKGIGSENKIFILPGEGIDCDRFKPLKKDRDDQKVVFLMVARAFIDKGFKEYEESARRIRAKYGDQVEFWYLGALGENAVSGITKEYMDSLVHEGTLNYLGITDKPELIIKECDAIVLPSYREGISKTLLEGAAMGKAIIASNVTGCKEIVDDNISGYLAQVKNVDELVEKMEKFISLTADERDKMGLLGREKVLREFDEKIIIDIYKEKIKL is encoded by the coding sequence ATGAAAATAATGTTTGTCGCTAACTATATGTGGGATATCTACATATTTAGAGCTGGAGTTTTAAGAGCTTTGGTAGAAGCTGGTCATGAAGTGGTAGCTGTAGCCCCTGATGATGGTAGAATTGATCTAGAAAAAGCTATTCCAGGTTTGAGAACAATTTCTATTAAACTTAATAAAAGGGGAATAAACCCAATTGAAGATATTAAACTTATTAAAGATCTATATCTATTATATAAAAAAGAGAAACCTGATCTTATCTTTCACTATACTATTAAACCTAATATCTATGGAAGTATTGCTGCAAAACTTTCTAAATGTAACTCTATTGCAATATTGACTGGTTTAGGATATTCATTTGTACAAAAAAGTTTAGTTTCAAAGATAGCTGTATCTCTCTATAAGTTTAGTTTGAGATTTTCTAAAGAGATATGGGTACTCAATAGAGATGATAAGGATACTCTTATCTCTAAAGGAATAGGCTCTGAAAATAAAATATTTATCCTTCCTGGAGAGGGAATTGATTGCGATAGATTCAAACCTTTAAAAAAGGATAGAGATGATCAAAAGGTAGTATTTCTCATGGTGGCTCGTGCTTTTATTGATAAAGGATTTAAGGAGTATGAAGAGAGTGCTAGAAGAATTAGAGCTAAGTATGGAGATCAAGTTGAATTTTGGTATTTAGGAGCTTTAGGAGAGAATGCTGTCTCTGGAATTACTAAGGAGTATATGGACTCTCTCGTTCATGAAGGAACTCTCAATTATTTGGGAATCACTGATAAGCCTGAATTGATAATAAAAGAGTGTGATGCTATTGTCCTTCCCTCTTATAGAGAGGGAATCTCTAAAACTTTACTTGAAGGAGCTGCTATGGGAAAAGCTATTATTGCTTCTAATGTAACTGGTTGTAAAGAGATTGTTGATGATAATATCTCTGGCTATCTTGCTCAAGTAAAAAATGTAGATGAGCTTGTTGAAAAAATGGAAAAATTCATCTCTTTAACAGCTGATGAAAGAGATAAAATGGGACTTTTAGGAAGAGAAAAAGTACTTCGTGAATTTGATGAAAAAATAATTATTGATATTTACAAAGAAAAGATAAAATTATAA